One Zootoca vivipara chromosome 9, rZooViv1.1, whole genome shotgun sequence DNA window includes the following coding sequences:
- the TMEM165 gene encoding transmembrane protein 165 has protein sequence MAGPARLLPLLLLLLAAPFAASEPENGQDRGEPPPPPQQEQQKPPPPQQPAVQGPELAKAEKGPTPVAPVHSVSEDSMDKTNLGFIHAFVAAISVIIVSELGDKTFFIAAIMAMRYNRLTVLAGAMLALGLMTCLSVLFGYATTVIPRVYTYYVSTALFAIFGIRMLREGLKMGADEGQEELEEVQAELKKKDEERQRTKLLNGPGDVETGTGPAIPQRKWLHFISPIFVQAFTLTFLAEWGDRSQLTTIVLAAREDPYGVAVGGTVGHSLCTGLAVIGGRMIAQKISVRTVTIIGGIVFLAFAFSALFISPDAGF, from the exons ATGGCGGGCCCCGCGCGGCTCCTGccgctcctcctgctgctcctcgcCGCGCCCTTCGCCGCCTCGGAGCCGGAAAATGGCCAGGACCGGGGGgagccgcctccgccgcctcagcaggagcagcagaagccgccgccgcctcagcaACCGGCGGTGCAAGGGCCGGAGCTGGCCAAGGCCGAG aAAGGACCTACTCCAGTGGCTCCCGTCCATTCTGTTAGTGAAGACTCCATGGATAAGACTAACCTGGGATTTATCCATGCATTTGTGGCTGCGATATCGGTCATCATCGTCTCTGAACTTGGCGACAAAACTTTCTTCATTGCAGCCATCATGGCAATGCGTTACAACCGCTTAACAGTGCTTGCTGGGGCTATGCTTGCCCTGGGGTTGATGACATGTTTATCAG TTTTATTTGGCTATGCCACCACAGTAATCCCCAGAGTATACACCTACTACGTGTCAACAGCACTCTTTGCAATTTTCGGCATCCGAATGCTCCGGGAAGGCTTGAAGATGGGCGCAGATGAGGGTCAGGAAGAGCTGGAGGAAGTTCAAGCAGAACTCAAAAAGAAGGATGAAGAA CGCCAGAGAACAAAACTATTAAATGGACCTGGAGATGTGGAAACGGGAACAGGCCCTGCTATACCTCAAAGAAAATGGCTGCACTTTATCTCTCCAATTTTTGTGCAAGCTTTTACTTTAACATTCTTAGCTGAATGGGGTGACCGCTCTCAGTTAACCACAATAGTTCTTGCAGCAAGAGAG GATCCCTATGGTGTGGCAGTAGGTGGAACAGTTGGCCATAGCTTATGTACTGGCCTAGCGGTGATTGGAGGAAGAATGATAGCACAAAAAATATCTGTTCGGACTG tgACAATCATAGGAGGCATTGTTTTCTTAGCATTTGCATTTTCTGCACTATTTATAAGCCCAGATGCTGGTTTTTAA